From the genome of Neomonachus schauinslandi chromosome 1, ASM220157v2, whole genome shotgun sequence:
GAATTGTCATGGTGTAGGCAGGTTTTATAGACCAATGTCTGGGGACGCCTTTGCACAATGGACAAAATTCAGAATGAGGACTAGAGTGTGCCCATTGGGTttgtcaaaggagaaatcaatacCCAAAGCCCAAGAATGTCAATAAGAGATGCCACATAAGAAAAGGGAGCAAGGGGCTAACCTCATCCCCTACAAGACCCCATAGAAATGAATTGGCCAAATAATGATGCAGGAGATACAGGAAAAATAAGTCTTCTATGTTTGATATAAAAATGCCCAACTTTTGTTGTATTGTGTATACGTCCTTTTGTGAAgtgttggtttatttgttttctcattttggggAATGTACACtattagtatatatttattaatatttatatatattatttgtccGTGGAAGGCTTAAGAATTGGCATTTCTGTTCTTTGCAGGGTAAAGATCAGTGATCTGGCCTACTTGGGTTGGATTCATTCCTGGCATAATCAGGATGGAGGGGCTGAGAAAGACAGGGGAATAACACAACCCAGGAGGCCACGGTGTCCTGTGTATGTGACTTGTAATGTGTGAGAAGTCCCCACAACAGGGTGCCAGGACTCATAACTCCCAACATGACACAACACAGGGACCAGAACTCGATCAAGAGAGGCCACTAAGAAGGGGATCTTGTTCAATTCATGGGATGCCTTTGCAATACGATGAATACAGTGGGAGAGGCAGTGTGGACAAGGAAGTCCTTGTGCCTTGAGGGTTCAGAGGTAGCAGAGAGGCCACTTCCCTCCTCAACATGTCTGACAGTGTCTCTCCTCAATCTCTCTCCTGTTCATTCCCCCTTGCAGCACTGGCTTTGCTTCTTTGACTTGAACATTGGAAACAAGTACCTTCCttggggcctttgcactggccatTCCCTCTGCTGGGCACACATTTCCCCCATAATCCTTGATCTGCCTCCATCTCTTACTTGAGATCTGTGTTCCAATGTCACCTTGTGTGCAGAATTGGTCTCCATACCCATGAAAATAGCATGCCCTATTCACTCTCTGCTTTAtccctgctttccttttcttcataccACCTGCCACCAtcagaaatgtaattttcttatttgttaatttattctttctccatCATTGAGTGATAGGGACTTTTTTTCTCTAGCACCCTTTACTCCTTGCCTATAGAATGCCTAAAACATTGCTAACACtcaatttgtatttctgaaatttggaataattttttaattaaaactgtaGAATACATGGCTTTTTGGGAAAAAGGGGGATTGGAAGAAAAATCCATCACTCTGCTGATACAGGGGATTCACCGAAGGGGACCATATCCATGCACAACATATTGAAATGAATTTCTAgactacaaaatataaaaagtagcATTTGAAATCTGTgactaataaatgtttgtttaagaATTAGTCATGCTATTTGCTTCTTTCCTTGAAGTCACCTCCACCACATGGGACCAGGCAATGATACACAAATTTCAGAGTTTCTTCTTCTTGGCTTATCAGAGGACCCAGAACCGCAGCCCTTTTTATTTGGGCTTTTCCTCTCCATGTATCTGATCACTGTGTTTGGAAACCTGCTCATCATCCTGGCCATCAGCACGGACCCCAacctccacacccccatgtacttcttccttgGCAACCTGTCCTTAGTAGACATCTGTTTCACTTCCACCACTGCCCCCAAGATGTGGTGAATATACCGACACAGAGCAAAGTTATAACCTATGCAGGCTGCATCacacagatttatttctttatactctTTGCTGTCTCAGACTTCTTTATGCTGAGTGTGATGGCCTATGACCGGTTTGTGGCCATCTGTCACCCCCTGCACTACACGGTCATCATGAACCCCCGGCTCTGTGGACTGCTGGTTCTGGTGTCCTGAATCATGTCTATCCTGAATTCCTTATTACAAAGTTTAATGATGTTGCAGCTTTCCTTCTGTACACAATTCCAAatcccccacttttttttgtGAACTCAATCAGATGATCCAACTTGCCTGTTCTGACACCTTTCTTAATAACTTGGTGACGTATTTTGCAGCTGTCCTGCTGGGGGATGGGCCTTTTGCTGGGATCCTTTACTCTTGTTCTAAGATTGTTTCCACCATACATGGAATATCATCAGCCCTGGTAAGTATAAGGCATTTTCCACCTGTGCACCTCACCTTTCAGTTATCTCCTTATTTTATTGTACAGTCCTAGGAGTGTACCttacctctgctgctccccagagCTCCCATGCAAGTGCAGTGGCTTCGGTGATGTACACAGTGGTCACCCATTCTGAACCCCTTCATCTACAGCCTGAGGAACAAAGACATGAAAAGGGCTCTGAAAGCATTCTTTGTGAAGGAGACACTACATGGCCAATTGTTATAAGACTGAACATTTGCCTACAATTGCTTAATCTCAGTTTCCTGAGCAAAATTTTAATGGATAAATGTTCGTATTCATTTCCTACTACTATGTAAAATGACTATGTTAGTATTTAAACACATTTATGTTCTTAGCATTCAGGGCATCAGAAGCCTCAAATGGCTCTCATTGGgctaaaaatatttgcaagacttGGTTCATTCTGGAAGCAACAGGGAAGAATCTATTTACTTTTCCAAGCTCATAAATAGtgtaaaaaaatctaaatatattttccataattaaGAAATGCTTCACAATGAGGAACCAAATGACAACTCTTAATTTAGAAGTATGATTCCTAATCATCTGGCAAATGTGTCATGAAGCTATGGGATGTCTTGCTCAAGGATTatataacaaacaaacaagaaacttagttctcctttttgaaaaggaaaacaacaattTTCTGGAGATGGCAGGACTTTGCGTCCACCACAAGTCAACATTTTGGAGATCCAAGGGATCTAACCCAGACAGATTGCTCAGTCCTAGACTTTGGGGAAAAGTTAAAATCagtgcccattctcaccactgttgttcaacatagtactagaagtcctagcaacagcaatcagacaacgaaaagaaataaaaggtattcaaattggcaaagaacaagtcaaactctctcttttcgcagacgacatgatactttatgtggaaaacccaaaagactccacccccaaattactagaactcatccagcaattcagtaatgtggcaggatacaaaatcaatgcacagaaatcagttgctttcttatacactaacagcgcaactgtagaaagagaaattagagaaacgattctatttacaatagcaccaaaaaccataagatacctcagaataaacctaaccaaagaggtaaaggatctatactctaggaactacaaaacactcatgaaagaaattgaagaagacacaaaaagatggaaaaatattccatgctcatggatcagaagaataaacattgtgaaaatgtctatgctacccagagcaatgtataccatcccgatcaaaatgccatcccaatcaaaattccaatgacatttttcaaagtgctggaacaaacaatcctaaaatttgtatggaatcagaaaagaccccaaatcgccaaggagatgttgaaaagaaaaacaaagctgggggcatcacgttgcctgatttcaagctatgttacaaagctgtgatcaccaagacagcacggtactggcacaaaaacagacacacagaccaatggaacagaatagagaacccagatatggaccctcaactctatggtcaaataatctttgacaaagcaggaaaaaacatgcaatggaaaaaagacagtctcttcaataaatggtgctgggaaaattggacagccacatgcagaagaatgaaactcgaccattctctaacaccactcacaaagataaactcaaagtggatgaaagacctcaatgtgagacaggaatccatccaaatcctagaggagaacataggcagtaacctctttgacatcggccacagcaacttctttcaagatacatctccaaacgctagtgaaacaaaagcaaaaatgaacttttgggacttcatcaagataaaaagcttctgcacagcaaaggaaacagtcaacaaaacaaagaggcaacccattgaatgggagaagatatttgcaaatgacattacagacaaagggctggtatccaagatctataaagaacttctcaaactcaacacccaaaaaataaataatcaaggttaataaatgggcagaagacatgaacagacacttctctgaagaagacatacaaatggctaacagacacatgaaaaaagttcatcattattagccatcagggaaattctaatcaaaaccacactgagataccaccttacaccagttagaatggcaaaaatggacagggaaagaaaccacaaatgttggagaggttgtggagaaaggggaaccctcttagactgttggtgggaatgcaaattggtacagccactttggaaaacagtgtggaggttcttcaaaaagttaaaaatagagctaccatatgacccagcaattacactactgggcatttatcccaaaaatacagatgtagtgaaaagaaggaccacatgcaccccaatgttcatagcagcaatgtccacagtagctaaactgtggaaagagccgagatacccttcaacagatgaatacataaagaagctgtggtccatatatacaatagaatattactcagccatcagagaggatgaatacccaacttttgcatcaacatagatggaactggaggagattatgctaagtgaaataagtcaagcagagaaagtcaattatcatatggtttcacttatttgtggaacgtaaggaataacatggaggacattaagagaaggaagggaaaaatgggggtgggggaattggagggagagatgaaccatgagagactatggacctgagaaacaaacagggttttagaggggagagggaaggggggattggttagcccagtgatgggtattaaggaggacacatactgcatggagcactgggtgttatacgaaaacaatggatcgtggatcactacatcaaaaactaatgatgtattgtatggtgactaacataacataataaaattaaaaaaaaaaaaagttaaaatcaggGTTGGGATAAGGCACCAGGAGGTCTGAACTCTGGGAGCAGTGGAGTTCCTGAGGAAGGAGTAATTAACTCTGGATTTAGTTGGTTATAAGACGGTCCGTTAGGAACACACAATCTCCAGGAAAGGTTTCCTTTGTGTCCACACCAGTGTCCCACAGGGAAATCATGTGCTTAGAGGTtggaggagcaggagggaaatGTGTCTCATGAACAGACAGAGGAAGCTCTAAATATCTCCTGTGTGGCAGTCCCTCTGTCTGTGCCACTGTGGGCTGGATGGGACCTGATTGTTGCTTCTGGAGTCCTAAGCTTGGCTGGGAGACTAACTCCAGCCTCTTTCCTGCCGGCTTGTGTAGGGACAGTTTAGTCACCATCATCCCCACCCAAGAGGAAATCAGACTGCCACAGGGAGATATTTCCCTCAGAGTTGCCATTCAGGTGAGTCCCAGAGCCAAGAAGGTCCTGCAGGAAAGGGTCAGACACAATCCAAGCTAGGTGCATTGACCTGAGGTCACCTGACAGCCACCAGCCTGGCCCAAAACCTAGAGATCTCTATGCTCATTTGCTTGCCTGATGAGCTGATTAATGGATTCATAGATGATGTTAAAGTAAGGAGTGAACATTGAGCTCAGCAGCACATGGGTGATTATTGACAATGACGTCAGGGGCTGGGAGGCATAAAGTACTTCTAGTAAAAATAGAACACAACCAGTGAGTTTTGCAGTTAAAGGGAGTAGGAATATTAGGGATGGAGGGATGTCCAGTGAAGTCagggcatttctttttttgtctttaaatgcGGCATATTAGACTGCTTCCATATTGATGAGAAAGACCTAGACTGATTTATTGCTTGCAGATATGACTTTGTAACAGTAATTTATGAGACATACATTTTTCACAGTGTCCCCTGTTACTCTCGGTATTCACATGAAAATAATGATCTGACAATGAAAATGATGTGAAGGAGCTTTGCTTTGCAATGATTTCATTACCCAGGGAGCTGAACATATTTATGGATTAGTTATTCATTGGTTTTCTGTATTGTACATTGTCTTTACCAGGTCTTTACATTTGTACAATGGAGTCAGAGGTTTTTTactcccattttttattgcattcttTCAAACAAGAAATTGGAGGGgcggttgtttttattttaccaacTTTGCTGTTTGCATTGAGTTCTCTTGTGTATGTATAGACGTATATGTGGAAAATTGTGTATTAGTAGTGTGGGCTCAAATCCATCACTTGGTTATATGGTGTTCTctatattgctttttttatttattatccatCCTGAAAAATTGAGCTGTCACTAATATTCTCTACTTGCCAAtccttgaaataaacaaaatgaaaataaatgttaatttgtaCACTGAGTGCTAATAAATCACCTCTATAcgtatttctcatttgtttttgcaCATCTGTCATTCCACATCAGGGTCCTTTTGTCTCTTTGTGATGAGATCCATTTTCTAAAAGTTGCATCATCTTTGACCATCATCTCTTCTTTACATTTGACTGGAGATTGCCTTTAGCTTCCATGAGCACATTTTAATCCATATATctttatgtaagaaaaaatttATCACTTAGAGAGTGCTTCCTCCCCAGTTGTAAATATCATTCTCTCATATTCTTTTATTCCAAGTCTTTGGACATTAAATCTGGAATTAGTGACTCACCTTGATAGCACACAATtattcttttatgtctttatataCATTAGTTTTAGATTCTCATATAATTTTGTTTCAGATGGTTGTTTTGAAAACACTACACTTGACCTAATTTCATTCTTCCTGACAATCTTTATTCCTTAAGTTCttagtgtttttaaaacttctcttcCTAGAtgatgcacacatacacatttatacacaATAATAATGGATGAGTAGTATCCTGTGCTCATCATAAATGCTCTTCAGTTTTagggcagtctttttttttctacctgtttccattctttcttctttctcagtaaTACATCATGGACTTGCCTCCAGTCAACTAGGGTAATGCTGATTATTTCAGGGTCTACATAATATTTTCATGATGTGGTTGTGTTACTCACActttgaaagcattttctttctcaacacATTGCTGTTATAACAATTGtcaaaaatatttggagattgtTATGTTAAAAATTTGTTTGTCCACTGGAGGAAATACTGTTCCCCACGGGGGCACTGAGGAATTCAGAGTCACATGGGAGTGTcaggagaggccagggatgctctAAACATCCTATAAAGCCCAGGACACAGGCCACCACAGAGAATACACTGGACCAGAATGTCAATAGTGTCAAGATTGAGAATTTCTGAGCTGAAGAATAtgtgtattttcatatttatagctATCTTTAGGTTGTTTTCCCAACATTGTAACAGTTCACATTTCTGCCAGCAAAATTAGAGAAACTTCTTTTGCTAGCTTTTAAAAAGCTTCCAACCCAATCAGCACAAGAGATCTTTACATTGTGTCACAGGCTGAGTGTGCAAGAAATTTCTTGTTGTTTTCTTAAACCATTACTAaatttgagtaaatatttatgtacttgaTCACCATGTTCATTATTAGATTCCCCTGATTATTATATGTCCATAAACTCTATGTCTATTCTGCAGTTAGCAGTATTTCAAATGCAATTCACAGACTATTATTTATTGACTTTTGGTTGGATATATTGttcataaaaagttttaaattttatataggtAAATATGACTGTCCATGGGAAGCTTGATAATGGGAATGTCAGGTAGCATTTTACATTGTTTAGGGGAATGATCATTGATCTGGCCAGCCTGAGTTACAGCCACTCCAGGTTTATCCTTGGGGCTGCGGATGAAGAGTCATGGTAAGAACACAGCCCAGGGAGCAATGAATTGGGGTGTGTGTAAGtatgtgtctgtgcatgtgtgtgtgtgagtgcttTGTGGAGTGAGAAGAGTCCAAGAGCTAGGGTTCACAGACTAATATATTCCAAGGTGACTCTCATAATACAGAGACCAAAACTCAATCACCAGATGGTACCCAGGAGGGGCTCTATTTCAATTTAGAGGATGCCTTTGCAAGTAGATTATAAAATACAAGAAGTATATAGTGTGGGTGAGTGACTCCTTTTTCTTGAAGTTTAACCAGCAGCAAAGTGACCTacatctctgacaaagcaggaaaaagtatgcaatggaaaaaagacaatctcttcaataaatggtgctgggaaaattggacagctatatacagaagaatgaaactcgaccattctgttacaccatacacaaagataaactctaaatggataaaagacctcaatgtgagacaggaatccatccaaatcctagaggagaacataggcagtaacctctttgacctcagccacagcaacttctttcaagacatgtctccaaaggcaagggaaacagaaataaaaatgaacttttgggacttcatcaagataaaaagcttctgcacagcaaaggaaatagtcaacaaaacaaagaggcaacccacagaatgggagaagatatttgcaaatgacactacagacaaagggctggtatccaagatctataaagaacttctcaaactcaacacccaaaaaacaaataatcaagtcaaaaaatgggcagaagacatgaacagacacttctctgaagaagacatacaaatggctaacagacacatgaaaaaatgttcatcataattagccatcagggaaattctaatcaaaaccacactgagataccaccttacactagttagaatggcaaaaattaacaaggcaggaaacaacaaatgttggagaggttgtggagaaaggggaaccctcttacactgttggtgggaatgcaagttggtacagcctgtgatacattattaatatatttatttgtctctgttctttctccatcattGGATTATAGTGGCTTTTGGTATTCAGGATCCTGTACTCATGGCTAGCCATTGTCTGGACCATGTTTGACACTCAATACATATTCCTCGAATGCATGAAAGATATTCTTAATAAAACAGTAGAATGCATGACCtctgtgggggaaggagggaaatgaggCAAAATGCCTAATCAGAGATGGAACAGGAGGGGATCTCTTCGGGGGGACAGTACCTACACAAGATACCAAAATTAACTTCTTAACTCTAATATATAAATTGTCGCATTTCAACTATGTGAGCTATGCTAGTcatgaaaaattaatgatgtcttttttctctttcctgatagTTAGTGCAACCACATGCAATCAGGGAATGATACAAGGATATCAGAATTCCTTCTTCTGGGATTTTCAGAGGGACCGGAACAGCAGCCTCTCGTATTTGGGCTCTTCCTCTCCATGTACCTGATAACTGTGCTTGGAAACCTACTCATCATCCTGGTTGTTGTCTCTGACTCCCATCTTtacacccccatgtacttcttcctctccaacctGTCATTTGCAGACATCTGtttcacctccaccaccatccccaAGATGCTGTGGAACATCCAGGCTCAGAGCAAAGTCATCACCTATGCAGACTGCATTACACAGATGTACTTTTTCATAATCTTTTCAGGGTTGGATATCTATCTTCTGGCTGTGATGGCCTATGACCTCTTTGTGGCCATCTGTCACCCCCTGCAGTACATGGTCATCATGAACCCCTGGCTGTGTGGACTGTTGGTACTGGTGTCCTGGCTCACAAGTGTCTCACATTCCTTGTTACAGACCTCAATGGTGTTGCGGCTGTCCTTCTGTACAGAGGTGGAAATCCCCCACTTTTTCTGTGAACTCAATCAGATGATCCAACTTGCATGTTCTGACACCTTTCTCAATTACATGGTGATGTATTTTGCAGCTATGCTGCTTGCTGGTGGTCCCCTTTCTGGGATCCTTTACTCTTATTCTAAAATAGTTTCCTCCATTCATAGAATCTCCTCAGCTAAGGGCAAGTATAAAGCTTTTTCCACCTGTGCATCTCACCTCTCTGTTGTCTCCTTATTTTTTTGTACCAGCCTAGGAGTGTACCTTAGCTCTGCGGTTACCCAGAGCTCCCACTCAGGTGCAGTGGCCTCAGTGATGTACACAGTGGTCACACCCATGCTGAACCCCTTCATCTACAGCCTGAGGAACAGAGACATAAAGAGGGCTCTGAAAAGAATCATTGGG
Proteins encoded in this window:
- the LOC110574532 gene encoding olfactory receptor 7A5-like, with translation MQSGNDTRISEFLLLGFSEGPEQQPLVFGLFLSMYLITVLGNLLIILVVVSDSHLYTPMYFFLSNLSFADICFTSTTIPKMLWNIQAQSKVITYADCITQMYFFIIFSGLDIYLLAVMAYDLFVAICHPLQYMVIMNPWLCGLLVLVSWLTSVSHSLLQTSMVLRLSFCTEVEIPHFFCELNQMIQLACSDTFLNYMVMYFAAMLLAGGPLSGILYSYSKIVSSIHRISSAKGKYKAFSTCASHLSVVSLFFCTSLGVYLSSAVTQSSHSGAVASVMYTVVTPMLNPFIYSLRNRDIKRALKRIIGVPVM